Genomic DNA from Silene latifolia isolate original U9 population unplaced genomic scaffold, ASM4854445v1 scaffold_106, whole genome shotgun sequence:
TCCCTTGCTTAATTTCAGAATTGCATATTTGCATCTTTTCTCATCATCCAATTCCTTGAAATCAAACATACGATCTATCTTCCGTTCCCACTCCAAATAGGCCTCGGGATCAGCCCCTCCAACGAACTCGGGTAGTTCGTTCACCTTGAATGGTTCAGCCACCCTTTCAAAACGCCTTGGTTGCCACCTATCATCTCTTTCTTGCACGTTTTTCAAGGCCTCACGAAGTTGCTGCAAAAAGTTAGGATTATCAAAATCCATCGATAAATaaggatcaagagccgaagctctgataccacaaatgATACGAATTGAGCAGCGGACTTAAGGACGATTTGGACAAAGTGCGGTGGACTATTCGTACTAGGTACGTGCGGACACTGAAAGCGAGTAATTTAAAGAACAAAAGAGTAAAATTTGACGGACTGTTTTTGGGCGAACtgaacgtactaggtacgaccagtTCTGGATTTTGTTTATAAGGGATAGTGTTTTGAACAagcaagacctattacttgatcaaagtgagtgagaccaagacctattgatcaacaactcgagaattttaattagaatcgcgttctaactaaaaccagttttgtttctaagcaagaaacgattttGTAAACACAAGTTTTTAGCAAATTTCTGAATGATTTTATTCAAGCAAAAGAGGCATTATATAGCCCTCAAACCAGCCGTGCAAAGCCAAGCAAAGTGAAGAGTTTATCAtttactcttcacttaattacaatcatAAACTCTACTAGTTCATTGAACTTAGACAAACAACAATTAAGCtaacattttattttaaaacataatCTGAAATGTTAAGCTAAAAACGTCTTGTGGACCgtccatcttgggttgcgtgccATCCCCATCAGCTCCCATGCTCCACACTTAGCAAATTAACAAAAGAAGGAAAATTGTAGCTTAAAGGCCGAAACTTACGGACCAACATCAGACCCTCCTCTTGAGTGTTCATAACCAACTCGTCCAGCCCATCAACTAATTCCGAGACATTAGCTTGGTCCTTAGCTTGGTTCGCATcaccatatgagaatgagggtcctcactaggcatccccccaaattggatcctctcaactaattggatgaaggcggacttggcaataaaatttccggttagatgttgcggtgtaggagtaccatttggtagattctcctcggtgggtacggagtgtgacgagaattttggcattgtaggtggattttgtggggtattgtgtaatgggttttcttctccttctattgcgaaaggattgacaaactcactagtgggttgaacaacttcactaatacctcttaaattcctcctaacaagtctcctattgttcgtcaatgttctttcgatttcacggtcaaaaggtaacaaatcaccttgtaaccttctagacatgcaaaatatcaaacaactcgaaaacaattagaacaaaccttgaggagttttacttcctcaaggcgaagaaagacacaactaataacaataaaaagaaatgtaaatcaaacaaacaccgtccccgacaacggcgccatttttgatgcgagtccgctaagtgttcacaaattaagatgtggtcgttgggtcacggtcgaatcaaaacacaatttataacttcacaaacaactctacaattagtaaagaggcaagtaaaggtcggatcccaagggacgggtattgaaatgagatttctattgcaactagtggtgtctaaggggtgtcacaaattgggttgatgtagaaggttactaaactaaaatagcaatgaaaataaacaagcaagatgaattaaaggggtgtaaacaattgattaaaggcactaggatgtcatgggatcataggggaatcatgggatatgatcatacaaacatgttctcaaattataagcaagcaattattgttgtgatggattgaggtgggttatatcttacaatcctaggaaagtttgggtcccggagccgaatcgattagattgtacaacacctacaagtcgacttaatcttccctactcaacaacatgcatggtctaatgagactcgagttgggttatgtcttacaagtctcattgaaaagatagaagatgatagtaaatgcaaggattcataggcttagcatttcatcaaatataacatgtgcatgagttgagatcaaaacaagcaagcaaataaaacatgaaagcatattaatttaagcatgaatcatttcccatgttggtttcccctaatcacccattaaccctagctaagagactactcactcattatcatgttgatcatgctagcaaggttgtcaatcataccaacaatatgaaacatgatgaataaatgaaagtaattaacaataattaaaaagggattaagagattatacctactaatgattccaataataaagcaaagataaaagaagtacttgaatgcttgattgagaggttgtcaatctcccaacaataacccaaataatcttcaattacccaaaataaaggatgaacaaaagagagattaaagaaccaaaacttggattaaaacttgattaatacttgattacaatattaaagagagatttgattgatattaactacactaattattgataagaagaacatgctcctctaattagactaatggggtatttatagtggaaattagggaggatgcattagggttaactaagggctaaactagtaattacactttttagattgagcaaggaggagccggtattttttgagagaagggcttctttcttcgtagcttggagaagacaatccgtctttgtctttggaatcgggcggaataaggtcgggacgggcggattctggcgttggaatccgagcggattcaggggaatccggacggattgtagagggggaatccgagcggaataAGGCAAAGCCGCTTGAATTGTGCTgatgcgggacggacggattggtgacaatccgctcggattgtcagtcagcaacaaatcttcttcttttcttcccttttcttcataaattccttggggaattccttggggactcaaggatcctttctcaacattgctcttctactataatacgtacaaaggccttctaatcttgtctctccttgatgcttggtcattgaattcgatcaatttagtctcgttttgccatgaaaatgcaagattcttactcctttcctaccaagggatcaaaatctcaaagaatatgcaaaacaaagaactaaagataagaaatgacccaaataagcactaaaaagcatgggaacaaggctaatttgggggctaaatatgcgctaattatggtcacataagtaaatgtgactcgttgtgtgaactaaatgtccttgttcattagtctttgtgactcgttatgttaaacaattgtaattgttcattagtccatgtgactcgttgtgtgaaccatttgtccttgttcattagttcttgtgactccttATGTtacacaattgtacttgttcattagtccatgtgactcgttgtgtgaaccatttgtccttgttcattagtccttatgactccttgtgttaaagaattgtacttgttcattagtccatgtgactcgttgtgtgaaccatttgtccttgttcattaacccttgtgactcgttgtgtgaaccatttgtccttgtttattagtaaatgtgactcgttgtgtgaactatttgtcctttttcaatagtccttgtaactcgttgtgttaaacaattgtatttgttcattagtccatgtgactcgttgtacgaaccatttgtccttgttcattattccttgtgatgcgttgtgttaaacaattgtacttgttcattactccatgtgacttgttgtgtgatccatttgtccttgtccattaggtcttgtcactcgtgttaaacaattatacttgttcattagtccaagtgactcgttgtgtgaactatttgtccttgttcattagtccttgcgactcgttgtgttaaacaattatacttgttcattagcccaagtgactcgtgtgaaccatttgtccatgttcattagtccttgtgacttgttgtgtaaaccatttgtccttgttcattagtccttgtgactcgttgtgttaaacaattgtacttgttcacttgtccatgtgactcgttgggtgaaccatttgtcctcgttcattagtccttgtgactcgttgtgtaagccatttgtccttgttctttagtccttgtgactcgttatgttaaaataattgtacttgttcactagtccctgtgactcgttgtgtgaactatttgtccttgttcattagcccttgtgactcattgtgaaaaatttatccttgtttattagtaaatgtgactcgttgtgtgaaccatttgtccttgttcattagtcttcgtgactcgttatgttaagcaattgtaattgttcattagtccatgtgactcgttgtctgaaccatttgtccttgttcattagtccttgtgactcgttgtgttaaacaattgtacttgttcattagtccatgtgactcgttgtgtgaaccatttgtccttgttctttagtccttgtgacacattgtgtaaaccatttatccttgttcattagtccttgtgcgtggttgtgttaaacaattgtactcgTTCATTAGtgcatatgactcgttgtgtgaaccatttgtccttgtccattagcccttttgactcattgtgtgaaccatttatccttgtttattagtaaatgtgactcgttgtgtgaaccatttgtccttgttcaatagtctttatgactcgttgtgttaaataattgtaattgttcattggtccttgtgactcgttatgtgaaccgcttgtccttgttcattagtccttgtgactcgttgtgttaaacaattgtacttgctcattagtccatttgactcgttgggtgaaccgtttgtcctcgttcattattccttgtgactcgttgtgtaaaccatttgtccttgttcattagtccttgtgtctcgttgtgttaaaacaattgtacttgttcattagtccatgtgattcgttgcgtgaaccatttgtccttgttcattagcttttgtgactcattgtgtgatccatttgtccttgtttattagtaaatgtgactcgttgtgtgaaccatttgttcttgttcattagtccatgtgactccttgtgttaaacaattgtacttgttcattagtccatgtgactcgttgtgtgaaccatttgccctttttcattagcccttgtgactcgttgtgttaaacaattgtatttgttcattagtccatgtgagtcgtggtgtgagccatttgtccttgttcattagcccttgtgactcgttgtgctaaacaattgtaattgtgcattagtccatgtgactcgttgtgtgaaccctttgtctttgttcattagtccttgcgactcgttgtgttaaacaattgtacttgtccattagtccttgtgactcgttgttgaactatatttccttgttcattagtccttgtgactcgttgtgttaaacaattatacttgttcattagtccaagtgactcgttgtatgaaccatttgtccatgttcattagtccttatgacttgttgtgtaaaccatttatccttgttcattaggccttgtgagtcgttgtgttaaacaattgtaattattcattagtccaattgactcgttgtgtgagccatttgtccttgttcattagtccttgtgactccttgtgttaaacaattgtacttgttcattagtccatgtgactcgttgtgtgaaccatttgtccttgttcattagcccttgtgactcgttgtgtgaaccttttgtccttgtttattagtaaatgtgactcgttgtgtgaactatttgtccttgttcaatagtccttgtaactTTTAGTGTTagacaattgttcttgttcattagtccatgtgactcgttgtgcgaaccatttgtccttgttcattagtccttgtgactcgttgtgttaaacaattgtacttgttcattactctatgtgactcgttgtgtgatccatttgtccttgttcattaggtcttgtcactggctgtgttaaacaattatacttgttcattagtccaagtgactcgttgtatgaactatttgtccttgttcattagtccttgtgactcgttgtgttaaacaattgtacttgttcattagtccatgtgactcgttgtgcgaaccatttgtccttgttcattagtccttgtgactcgtgttaaataattatacttgttcattagtccaagtgactcgtgtgaaccatttgtccatgttcattagtccttgtgacttgttgcgtaaaccatttgtccttgttcattaatccttgtaactcgttgtgttaaacaattgtacttgttcacttgtccatatgactcgttgggtgaaccatttgtcctcgttcattagtccttgggactcgttatgtaaatcatttgtccttgttctttagtccttgtgactcgttgtgttaaaataattgtacttgttcactagtccatgtgactcattgtgtaaactatttgtccttgttcattagcccttgtgactcattgtgtgaataatttatccttgtttattagtaaatgtgactcgttgtgcgaaccatttgtccttgttcattagtcttcgtgactcgttatgttaagcaattgtaattgttcattagtccatgtgattagttgtgtgaaccatatgtccttgttcgttagtccttgtgactcgttgtgttaaacaattgtacttgttcattagtccatgtgactcgttgagtgaaccatttgcccttgttcattagtccttgtgactcgttgtgtaaaccatttatccttgttaattagtccttgtgagtggttgtgttaaacaattatacttgttcattagtccatgtgactcgttgtgtcaaccatttgtccttgtccattagcccttgtgactcgttgtgtgaaccatttgtccttgtttattagtaaatgtgactcgttgtgtgaaccatttgtcctttttcaatagtctttgtgactcgttgtgttaaacaattgtaattgttcattagtccttgtgactcattatgtgaaccgtttgtccgtgttcattagtccttgtgactcgttgtgtaaaccatttgtccttgttcatttgtccttgtgtctcgttgtgttaaaacaattgtacttgttcattagtccatgtgactcgttgagtgaaccatttgcccttgttcattagtccttgtgactcgttgtgtaaaccatttatccttgttaattagtccttgtgaatggttgtgttaaacaattatacttgttcattagtccatgtgactcgttgtgtcaaccatttgtccttgtccattagcccttgtgactcgttgtgtgaaccatttctccttgtttattagtaaatgtgactcgttgtgtgaaccatttgtccttgttcaatagtctttgtgactcgttgtgttaaacaattgtaattgttcattagtccttgtgactcattatgtgaaccgtttgtccgtgttcattagtccttgtgactcgttgtgtaaaccatttgtccttgttcatttgtccttgtgtctcgttgtgttaaaacaattgtacttgttcattagtccatgtgattctttgtgtgaaccatttatccttgttcattaggccttgtgagtcgttgtgttaaacaattgtaattattcattagtccaattgactcgttgtgtgagccatttgtccttgttcattagtccttgtgactcgttgtgttaaacaattgtacttgttcattactctatgtgactcgttgtgtgatccatttgtccttgttcattaggtcttgtcactggctgtgttaaacaattatacttgttcattagtccaagtgactcgttgtgtgaactatttgtccttgttcattagtccttgtgactcgttgtgttaaacaattgtacttgttcattagtccatgtgactcattgtacgaaccatttgtccttgttcattagtccttgtgactcgttgtgttaaataattatacttgttcattagtccaagtgactcgtgtgaaccatttgtccatgttcattagtccttgtgacttgttgcgtaaaccatttgtccttgttcattaatccttgtaactcgttgtgttaaacaattgtacttgttcacttgtccatatgactcgttgggtgaaccatttgtcctcgttcattagtccttgggactcgttatgtaaatcatttgtccttgttctttagtccttgtgactcgttgtgttaaaatagttgtacttgttcactagtccatgtgactcattgtgtgaactatttgtccttgttcattagcccttgtgactcattgtgtgaataatttatccttgtttattagtaaatgtgactcgttgtgtgaaccatttgtccttgttcattagtcttcgtgactcgttatgttaagcaattgtaattgttcattagtccatgtgattcgttgtgtgaaccatatgtccttgttcgttagtccttgtgactcgttgtgttaaacaattgtacttgttcattagtccatgtgactcgttgagtgaaccatttgcccttgttcattagtccttgtgactcgttgtgtaaaccatttatccttgttaattagtccttgtgagtggttgtgttaaacaattatacttgttcattagtccatgtgactcgttgtgtcaaccatttgtccttgtccattagcccttgtgactcgttgtgtgaaccatttgtccttgtttattagtaaacgtgactcgttgtgtgaaccatttgtccttgttcaatagtctttgtgatgcaggagcatgttcggaacaagcaaatgagatccttattagtcgaaatgtaactcaactagtaaaaggatttgagcttggatcgagtaatgtgttgatgctaaaatgggaaggcatgggagccgcataacacggctctagggctgcatatcacggctcctaggatgattaggatacacggtttcctaaatcgtgtaggtataataagttagttaattactatttctaataaagttaggaaagctagattttcctaatcctagtttgattagaataccctaaaatctgattgtattctaatattagtttttaattactttcctagttagtttaggaaaggggaataactttcctagttagtttaggaaagggaaaGATAGCTTGATTTGCAAGCTAGGGTTTGGGTCGAATTGTGACCtcgtttaggagtatattaggccGTGTATGAAGCGAGAAACTATCATCGAATTTCCAGCAATAAAACTGTTTACATTTGTGAGCATTATTCCgattaggtttgcgagcttaatctttagatcttccttgcgaagttgattgcgtgaatctgcgtttgacaccttgcgaggttaggactaggaattcaccatactatccagtTACATTCGTAATCACGAAATAATCAAGTCCAAACAACGcaatttccgctgcaaatttacCAATTATCACGACATACACGATCTCAGAAATAACAAACTCAACCGAACAGTTCAACGATCTGTTCAATCTCGTTTTTTTTCATActgttttacatcaaattggttacgAGCTAAGTTGATTTATTCCTTAATAGATCTGTCTTGGGACGTTGCTAATCATGGTTAAAGACGGTGAAGAAGGTCCGAAAACATGGGAAGATGGTCATAACGAGCTGAAGTTGGAGATGGCTCAGATGGCTTATGTGTTAAAAAATATAGCAAGCATGTTGAAggctaaagagaagaaaaaagaatCGGACACTCCATCCGAATCTGAAGAAGAGGACGAGCAGccaaagaggaagtcaaaaaataagaacgatgatgatcgGGGTTTAAAACTCGATATTCCAGACTTTGATGGCGAGATGGATCCGGAAAAATTTCTGGATTGGATAAGACAAGTTTGAAAGGGTTTTCGAGTATAAAGAATACGATGACaagaagcaatttaaagttgcaatcttgaaacttacaaagtatgcatctttatggtacgaaaatctgaaaaaacaaagaagaaaggaaggcaAGGACAAGATCGAATCTTGGATCAAATTAAAGAAGCACTTGATGAGACGATTCCTGCCAAGGGATTATGAACAAGATAACTACTTAAAGCTCCAATCTTTAGAGCAAGGAAGCATGACGGTGACTGAATACATCAAAGAATTCGAAAAGATGTCAATCGTGTGCGATCTTGAGGAGAAAGAAGAGCTAAGAGTGGCGAGATTCATCAAGGGCCTAACACCCGCAATTGCAACGAAGGTAGAAATTCAGAATTTCGATGGATTTAGCGATGTCTGCAGATTGGCGTTAAAATTTGAAAAGCATGATAAGACACGAAAACCTTATACTTATTCCAAGGGACAAAGTTCGGGAACAAATTCGTATTCCAGGCCAGCTCCTAGCAAGGCTAAAGAAACCCCGAAAGAAGAACCCAAGGACAAAGGAAAGGTTGTTGCCGAGCCAAAAGGGAATTCTTTGAGGCGTTGTTTCAAGTGTCAAGGCTATGGACATATAGCAAACGAATGTCCTCAGAAACGAGCCCTAACAGCTCAAGAATTATGTGATTTGATCCCCGTATTTGTCACGCCAGAGGAAGAAACAGTCCAAGGGAATGTTGAAACTGATGGTGAAGGAAGAGTCTatgatttggatccgttgagtgaCGAGGAGTGTTTAGTCTTTGCGTAATTTGCATATGGAAACGGGTTCGGTGAGAATGAACAACGGGAGCAAATCTTCCATACTCGGTGCAAGGTAAAccgtaaaatttgcaatcttattATTGATAGTGGGTCGTGTGCTAATGTAGTAGCAAGGGACCTTGTTGATGAACTAAAATTGCAAACTAAAGACCGAGTTAAACCATATAAATTGCATTGGCTGAATGGGGAGAATGGGATTCAAGTTAAGAAACAAGCCTTAGTTTCGTTGAGTTTAGGACCCTatactgatgaggtgtggtgcgatATAATTCCTATGAATGCATGCCACATTCTGTTGGGTAGGCCTTGGCAATTCGATAGAAAGGTTGAACATGACGGGAGAGCCAATGTGTATAGCGTGATGAAGGGTAATGTGAGATATAATCTGAAACCTATGTCACCTAATAAGATTAAAGAGTCTAAAACAAAGAAGGGGAGTATGTTTATGGAGGCTCGGGAGGTTGAAGAGGCTTTAGCTCGTGGAGAACGAACTTATGTCTTTGCTGGTTCGTGAATTGGGGTCCGTTGGTGTGTGTGATGACCGTGGGGTACAGGAGCTATTAGAAGAGTTCCGGGATGTGTTTCCGGATGAGTTACCGGATGGGTTACCTCCTTTACGTGGTATTGAACACCAAATAGATCTGATTCCAGGGGCGGCATTGCCTAATAAGCCGGCCTATCGTTGTAATCCGGAGGAAGCAAAGGAGTTACAGAGACAAGTCCAAGAATTGATAGATAGAGGATATGTTCAAGAGAGTTTAAGTCCTTGTGCGGTGCCTGCGTTATTAGTGCCAAAGAAGGAAGGGacttggagaatgtgcattgatagtagagcggtgaataacattacaatcaaatatcgctttcctatgccaagacttgatgatatgcttgacgaACTTTTCGGTTCGTGTGTCTTTTCTAAACTGGATTTGAGGAGTGGCTACCATCAAATGAGGATTCGAGAAGGGGATGAGTGGAAGACCGCGTTTAAAACGAAGCAAGGAttatatgaatggcttgtgatgccgtttgggttgtgcaatgctcctagttcgtttatgaggttgatgaatgaagtgttaaggccGTTCCTTAACAAATTCGTGGTGGTCTATCTTGACGACATCCTGATTTATAGCAAAGATGAAGAGTCGCACAAACGACATTTGCGAGCTGTGTTTGAAGTGTTGCGAGATCAGAAGCTTTATGGTAAGTTGGAAAAATGTACTTTTATGGTCTCGAGTGTTGTCTTTCTTGGTTATATTGTGGGAAAAGACGGAGTAAGTATGGACCCATCCAAGGTCGATGCTATTCAAGCCTGGCCAGTCCCGAAATCAACTACAGAGGTGCGAAGCTTTCATGGTTTAGCATCATTTTATAGACGGTTCATCCAGGGTTTTAGCTCGATTGTGGCTCCAATTACAGAGCTAACCAAGAAGGGAGAGTTCGTGTGGACTAACAGCGCCCAAAAGGCGTTTGAAGAGGTAAAACGCAAGCTATGCTCCGGACCTGTTTTAGCACTACCtgattttaataaattgtttgaagtcgagtgtgatgcGAGTGGTGTTGGAATTGGTGCCGTGTTAATACAAGAAAAGAGGCCTATTGCATATTTCAGCGAGAAATTAAACGGTGCAAGGTTGAACTATTC
This window encodes:
- the LOC141637416 gene encoding uncharacterized protein LOC141637416; translated protein: MRRFLPRDYEQDNYLKLQSLEQGSMTVTEYIKEFEKMSIVCDLEEKEELRVARFIKGLTPAIATKVEIQNFDGFSDVCRLALKFEKHDKTRKPYTYSKGQSSGTNSYSRPAPSKAKETPKEEPKDKGKVVAEPKGNSLRRCFKCQGYGHIANECPQKRALTAQELCDLIPVFVTPEEETVQGNVETDGEGRVYDLDPLSDEECLVFA